Below is a window of Andrena cerasifolii isolate SP2316 chromosome 5, iyAndCera1_principal, whole genome shotgun sequence DNA.
atggtggtggctgatttctcctcgcgcgctgctcgcgaaaccgaactcaccggccaatatatctgaaaaggACATTAGTTGTGGTTTCAAGATACGTATATAAAATGACCTGGAAAGGTAATGGAAAATTCATTCTAGGTGGATTGGCGCAGAGCATTTATTACAACTGATGCAAATCCATTTTTCGATTCGTTTGTACGCTggcaatttcagcatttaaaagCTAGAAACAAGGTGAAATATGGGAAAAGGTATACGATTTATTCACCAAAGGACGGCCAACCTTGCATGGACCATGATAGATCATGTGGAGAAGGTGTTGGGCCACAGGAGTATACATTGATTAAAATGAAACTACTAGAACCTTTCTCTAAAAGCTTAAAGTACGTTTTATATAAATTACATAATATTCGACAGAGCTGGGCGTTATTCcaataaaatatcgaataaattctgcttcgattaatattcgaataaaaattacgaataaaatcttattcgaataaatctggCTCGAATAACGCtacagatttattcgttattcgcgtaTAATTTTCCGTCGAATAAAATCGTTATTCATTAGTCACGAAGAAATCTTGGGGATTTaatcgttattcgaaataaaatttgcccatctctggtattcggtgtataaatagaggttGTAATATTTAACTTATTTTTACAGACCTCTGTCTGGTAAACCGGTTTATTTAGTAGCTGCGACTTTGAGACCAGAGACAATGTATGGTCAAACGAACTGCTGGATTCATCCAGATATAAATTACATCGCATACACTCTATCAAATGGAGACGTTTATATATCGACAGAAAGAGCGGCACGGAACATGGCTTATCAAAACGTTTTCGAGGAAGAAGGAAAGATATCAGTCGCGTTAAGACTCAGTGGAAAAGTAATATTCTTCTTACTTTTATCAATAAGCTACCAatgagaatattaatattatcttaAGTATTATAACATTTATAGGACATATTAGGATTACCAATGGAAGCACCTCTTACAagtaacaaaataatttacactTTACCGATGTTGACTATTAAAGAAGACAAAGGTACTGGAGTCGTTACTTCCGTACCCAGCGATTCTCCTGATGACTACGCAGCTTTAATGGACTTGAAAAAGAAGCAAGCTTTCAGAGAAAAGTACGGTATAACCGATGAAATGGTGCTACCTTATTCTCCTGTAGGTTTAATACGTATTTGTTACAGTGGCGATAGTTCTAAATTACGAATAAAGAATACATTCATAAAATTCGTTTTTATAGATGCCCATTCTCAAGTTGCCAGAATTTGGCAATTTATCTGCGGTGACTCTGTACGATAAGTTAAAAATTCAATCTCAAAACGATAAGGCTAAATTGCTGGAAGCGAAGGAAATGGTTTATCTTAAAGGTTTTTACGATGGCGTACTGCTAGTCGGTAAATATAAAGGAAAGAAAGTTCAGGATGTGAAGAAgcaaatacaaaaagaattgaTAGATGAGGGGAAAGCAGTTATATATTATGAGCCTGAGAAAACCGTTATCTCTAGATCGAACGACGATTGTGTAGTAGCTTTGTGCAATCAATGGTATTTGAATTATGGAGAGGAAAGTTGGAAGAAAGTAACTGTGGAAGCCTTGAAAAATCTTAACACTTTCCATGATGAAGTGAGAAAGAATTTCATGGCGTGCCTGGATTGGTTACACGAATACGCATGTTCAAGAACTTATGGGCTTGGTATACATTCGTAACAGTTTCGAGCAACGAAATTAGATAATTctaatcatataaatttttataattgcaCATTTTAGGTACGAAATTACCGTGGGACGAACAGTGGTTAATAGAATCACTCTCTGATTCGACAATCTACATGGCTTACTATACAGTAGCACATTTACTGCAGGGCGGAACATTTAAAGGCGATAAGCCAAATACGTATGACATAAAGTAAGCTTTCTAATCTTACATTAGGAATAGCATAAagtttttttctctattgaacAATTGTTTGAGTACTTTGTAAGTTGACAATTATGTAATTTATAACCCCCAAAAAACTCTTAATggtttaatgttttttaaggggTAATGAAATGACACCGGAAGTATgggattacattttttttaaggatgctAAGCTTCCAAAAACAAGCATAAAAAAGGAAGCGTTGGAACATATGCGACGTGAATTTCAATACTGGTATCCAGTAGATTTAAGGGTGTCTGGAAAAGACCTAGTACAAAATCAtcttacatttttcatttacaatcaCACCGCAATATGGCCAAAGCAGCCTGAATTATGGCCGAAAGGAATAAGAGCGAATGGGCATTTACTATTAAACTCGGCCAAGGTATACTGAAACTTTTCGTATGATTTACCCTATGattaacagaaaaaaataaaattacaaatgtTGCTTCGTTAGATGTCAAAGTCGGAAGGAAATTTCTTGACGCTTTCTGAAGCAGTGgaaaaattttcggcagatggTATGCGACTCTGTCTGGCCGATTCTGGAGATTCTGTAGAAGACGCCAATTTTGTCGGTAGTACGGCAGATGCTGGAATTCTCAGATTATATAATTTCATCGAATGGGTGAAAGAGGTGTTAACTTCCAAGCCTACATTTAGACAAGAAGAACCGCATACATTCACCGATAAGGTTTTCGAAAGGTATTTATCGGAATGCATTTATGGCTTTATTCGtaaagtttaattaaattaaattcgcATAATTGAACTAGCGAGATGAACTTAAAAGTACGAGAGACtggagaaaattattcgaaaatgcTGTACAAGGAAGCATTAAAAACAGGATTCTTTGAGCTACAAGCAACAAGGGACAAGTACTTACAGTTGAGTGCGCTGGATGGTACCAATTGGATACTGATTATGAGATTCATAGAGCTTCAAATTATTCTGTTGTCGCCTATTTGTCCGCATGTCGCGGAACACGTGTGGAAGCTCATTGGAAAAGTAAGTATTCGTGTTTAATGCAtaactaaataattattatttgaacTAAATCACAAACTGAAATTCTCGATGAAATCCTTAGTAATCTTAggttaaatcttttttttaataggaCGGTAGCATATTAAATGCTAAGTGGCCTCAAATTGAAGAAATAGACGAAAGTCTTATAAAGTCGTCACAATATCTTACGGATGCTGCGCATTCATTTAGACTTCTTTTAAAAAGCTATATCACGCCAAAGAAGGGGTCGAaaggaaagaatgaaacaacaGTTATAGAAAAACCGACGCAGGGCACAATCTGGGTAGCGAAAACCTACCCTTCTTGGCAAAGCATTGTTCTGACTACGATGAAGAAATTGTATCTTGTaagtgggacattccatgcgaactcagacagatttcggagtaagttttcgtagattgctgagatttgaatatgttgtagtctttagtggtatttaaacgtacctcaaaggatttttcaaagttttgaaaaatgtcgattttacagctgtttgaagttaagtgctaactttttttcaatacattatagctatggaagtagtaaacagatggagctgagctttacggtgcttatagagaagacattgaagttttaagaaaagattatttcagttaaaaaaaaaaattaatcatttttgtgcaattattttaaacaaatgcaggtttttaatgtcgggcgcgattttaaaaatctgagaaaggagaatatagttctattctTCCCCTTGatgtacaaattttaaaaaatatggactttttaaaattggccctgtaaaaattgccgaaagttgacgctgcgtcacccagcaccggctcgactgatcgggccgtgcggtaaacgaagcggccaagcggctatacctgatattcttatacaggattctcgaaaatggtaagtatttgaaaaaaactgaaggaggaaaacttttactgtgtttcatatccaacataatacggtatctcaatttttggtgttcgcaatattttcttccttgaaacgaggctgacttttagttttttaaatggaatgttatatatttgattacccaatatgaaagcgattgtcaagacaaattcagccatatggtacactatgatcttcaaggccacacaaggttaggaataagaggaagaaactcaatctactagatagatagttcaatatatttatttcattcctaaccttatGTGGCCTTGGAGGTCATAATGTACCATATGgtcgaatttgtcttgacagtcgctttcatattgggtaatcaaatatatagcattccatttaaaaaactaaaagtcaccctcgtttgaaggaaaatattacgaacaccaaaaattgagatatcgtattatgttggatataaaaaacagtaaaagttttcctccttcagtttttttttttcaaatacttttcgagaattttgtataagaatatcaggtatagccgcttggccgctgcgagtaccgcacgacCCGACCAGTCGAATCGGTGCtaggcgacgcagcgtcaactttcggcaatttttacagggccaattttaaaatgtccatatttttgaaaatttgtccatcaaggggaaagatagaactatattctctttttcagatttttaaaatcgcgcccgatgttaaaaacctgcatttgtttaaaataattccacaaaaatggttcaaatttttttttatactgaaataattttatcttaaaacttcaatgactTCTCtgtaagcaccgtaaagctcatctccattcgtttattacttccatagctataatgtattgaaaaaaagttagcacttaacttcaaacagctgtaaaatcgatatttttcaaaattttgaaaaatcctttgaggtacgtttaaatatcactaaagactacaacatattcagaGCCGGcccgaggatggttggcgcccttatgcaagaaaatttttagcgcccccaaatttttgcacctgttttctatttaatatgttttgtctttacgaggtacaatacaaaatttacatttacattttgcttACGTGGGaattggattcctttattattaagtgtgcgatatagttttttagcgtcTCCTTCgactggcgcccttatgcggcgcataacttgcataatgggttccgccagCCCTGAACAtactcaaatttcagcaatctacgaaaacttactccgaaatctgtccgagttcgcatggaatgactcaagtatatattaaaaagtaaatttatATGTTTTACATATTACATTACTTTACaggcaaataataataaactgcccgaaaataaaattattgccaTGGAATTGGGAAAACTGCAAGAATTGAAAAGGTACATGAAACGTGTAATGCCATTTGTGCAAGTtatgagagaaaaaatggggCTTCTTGGGTTGAGCGCGCTGAATTTAACTTTAGACTTCGACGAATTTAGCGTTCTTCAAAATAACAAAAAGTATCTTGAGAATACTTTGGACGTAAGTAATAACCTGGTTTCTCACATTTTCGTTTAAATTTGTTGcatatattaatttttctgcATATACAAACCTAGCTGGAGAATATCGAAATCAAGTATACGGATGAAGCCCCAGAAAAAACAAGGGAAGAATGTTGTCCAGGATGTCCTTATATGAACTTCTTTAGTAAACCTGGGATTTCAGTGTGCGTAATAAATCCACAGAAGTGCAGTGGTTTATTCAGTATCTCTGCAAAGATTATGGATACGGACAGTGTAGCGGATGTCATATCGCGGATTTCGAAAGAAAGCAAACATATAAAAAGTATATGATCGTTGATATTCAAATGATTTAATTTGATTTGTATTACTCTATCAGACTATTCTTCTTTTGTTTTTCCAGATTCATCGTCAGTTTCTCTATACCGTTATAATGATCCTGTTTTGGGTCCTAGAAGAAAACCAATCGTCGAtgacatttttaaagataaaacTAAGATTCCTCTTGATTCCGTATTTAACATCGATATAGAATCCAAAAATCTCAAAGTACGTGTAGATGGAAATGTACATGATGTTGGCGATGAACTAGTATATATAGTTCAATCTGTGGAAAGCTAGTTATATGATATAAATGAgtatatttatacatttacattGTGTAtagattatttaaaacaaatatttatataatttcttatgatattaataaaactATTTCATGTACaattatttaaggggtcattctggttagacggtttgaagaaatcgattttttttaaacatttttcgaaagtatatattgttgcgccggggcgtttcgaccgcaggccaccccgacgcaaaggagtagaataattattACACGGGCTTACACAcaactgaactatattgttacacagagcaatagtttacaaaggtacGACCcgcacgtccgaacgcaatggcgttcggttcaaaaccgtcttcttgtcggccttccgatcgtcctcttgaagggggcgcccttcttctatcttcagctacgagcaccagcaggcaatgcacgggcctatacccgatGCTCGCAAgaatatcctcaagaatgtactgttaaattttcattgaaaaattccaattattttagcttctatatGGGCCTccatagatgaaaactttgaacgcgtttttccgaaacgtcaatttttcacatggtgcaggtaaaatctcaaaatctatcgaaccgattgctttataaattgaactgcttattctacacacTTATGTCTCTGGCCcatactacaaccaagtatttattttgagtctaacctacttttaaaatcgaaagtaGCACAGAAaacagccgaaatacattgattcttgtattttgcccaccattttgttaattttaaggataaatcatttattctagttcgggtcatagcgacagtcatactgatcaagaatctgtttgtatttttggattcagataagtccaactgctgaaatcacctgcacgaacgagtcatgaatttttaaacatgccatcaaaatcgcctgcaaaaccattttaaaagcaataactttattacttttatattttttatttattgtagaaatgtagtttaatcaacagaaaaaagttttattccattactataattcctgtcttcgcaataaatccctgaaaatcgctgaatttatcggcgcgctaaccagaatgaccccttaaaacatGCTGCACCAAACTTACAGAAGTGAAGTGTCTATTTTaacactttttaattaaatcagtCTCTTTTTCTATAAAACATAAATTCCTTCAATAAAACGACAAATTTTGTTATGTttttagtaactttttctttttcattctgGAAACTTTCAGTAATTCCCTATAATTGGAAAAAAGATCAATTTGCATATTTATATCtccaaaataattttattcataaAAAAGTACAAGATAAATATTTAGATATCAATTTATAgcttatttacatattaattctaaaatatttttccgtcaacaaaatataattttatattcaaaTCCTCAAGAGTACGTTTTTCTATTATAGTACAAGCGTTAGAggcaattatttatataaaatatacacgTACAGTGCGTAGCAGTTTTTAGCCACTTTTCATTTGCTCTGCCAATTTTCCACTTCTACCCGTATTTTCTTTACATGCACAGCGTGCGTTCTACAACATCCACCTATGTATCGAACACCCAAATTGAGCCACTCCTCTATGAACTGATGTAAGAAACAGCTGTTCTCCTTTTCCACCCAACCACTTTCTACTGTGTACGTCTCGCCACTGTTCGGGTACGCTACCAATGGCACAAATTCTTTGCGATTTCTATTAATTCCTTTCAATAGGGGACTAACATTCTGGGGTGCAGTACAATTAACACCAACAGCTAGGATTTGTCCTGGCAAAGCCTCTGTGTAACACTGCACTGCAACGCTTTGGAAATCAGAGCCGTCAGCTATACTCTTCCCATCGTTGCGACAAGAGAATGATAACCATGCTTTAGTACTTGGAAACTCTTTCAGCAAATTAACTAGCGCCTCTGCCTCTTGTTTGCATGGTATCGTCTCTATTGCCAATATATCAACGCCACTCTCTACCAATTTACTAATACGAGGCCTGTGCCAATCCATGAGAATTTGCTTCGACACGGTTGAGCAGTATTTACCGGTGTATTCCGAGGCATCGTGTAAGCAGGCACCATATGGCCCAACGGATCCAGCGATCAATGGATTTATATTTGCAACGTTCCCTTTGCTTCCCACATCTTTCTTATATATATTCACTGCTTCTTTGGCATAATCAACAGCTTTGCAAAATAAGTTCAGGCTTCCCTCTTCTGTCATGCACATGTATTTTGAGAAACCATTTATAGATGCTTGATAAGTATTTGTCAGAATTATATCAGCTCCAGCTTTCAGAAAATCAAGGTGCGTGGCGATAATAGCTTCTGGGTTCGTAATAAGAAATCGTGCTGTCCACAAGGGATCACCATCTATAATATCACCCACAT
It encodes the following:
- the Leurs gene encoding leucyl-tRNA synthetase, which codes for MTAERKGTFKVEYLQKIEKDVQAEWEAGKVYEEDAPLEGRKTSDEKFLATFPFPYMNGKLHLGHTFSLSKCEFAIRYNRLLGKKVLFPFGFHCTGMPIKACADKLKREIDLYGYPPQFPEEQEAIEEIIDDILIKDKSKGTKSKAVAKTATAKYQWQIMQSLGLEHEEIKKFTDAAHWLDYFPPLAVQDLKSIGLHVDWRRAFITTDANPFFDSFVRWQFQHLKARNKVKYGKRYTIYSPKDGQPCMDHDRSCGEGVGPQEYTLIKMKLLEPFSKSLKPLSGKPVYLVAATLRPETMYGQTNCWIHPDINYIAYTLSNGDVYISTERAARNMAYQNVFEEEGKISVALRLSGKDILGLPMEAPLTSNKIIYTLPMLTIKEDKGTGVVTSVPSDSPDDYAALMDLKKKQAFREKYGITDEMVLPYSPMPILKLPEFGNLSAVTLYDKLKIQSQNDKAKLLEAKEMVYLKGFYDGVLLVGKYKGKKVQDVKKQIQKELIDEGKAVIYYEPEKTVISRSNDDCVVALCNQWYLNYGEESWKKVTVEALKNLNTFHDEVRKNFMACLDWLHEYACSRTYGLGTKLPWDEQWLIESLSDSTIYMAYYTVAHLLQGGTFKGDKPNTYDIKGNEMTPEVWDYIFFKDAKLPKTSIKKEALEHMRREFQYWYPVDLRVSGKDLVQNHLTFFIYNHTAIWPKQPELWPKGIRANGHLLLNSAKMSKSEGNFLTLSEAVEKFSADGMRLCLADSGDSVEDANFVGSTADAGILRLYNFIEWVKEVLTSKPTFRQEEPHTFTDKVFESEMNLKVRETGENYSKMLYKEALKTGFFELQATRDKYLQLSALDGTNWILIMRFIELQIILLSPICPHVAEHVWKLIGKDGSILNAKWPQIEEIDESLIKSSQYLTDAAHSFRLLLKSYITPKKGSKGKNETTVIEKPTQGTIWVAKTYPSWQSIVLTTMKKLYLANNNKLPENKIIAMELGKLQELKRYMKRVMPFVQVMREKMGLLGLSALNLTLDFDEFSVLQNNKKYLENTLDLENIEIKYTDEAPEKTREECCPGCPYMNFFSKPGISVCVINPQKCSGLFSISAKIMDTDSVADVISRISKESKHIKNSSSVSLYRYNDPVLGPRRKPIVDDIFKDKTKIPLDSVFNIDIESKNLKVRVDGNVHDVGDELVYIVQSVES
- the LOC143369123 gene encoding betaine-homocysteine S-methyltransferase, with protein sequence MQEVKVLDGGFSTQLATHVGDIIDGDPLWTARFLITNPEAIIATHLDFLKAGADIILTNTYQASINGFSKYMCMTEEGSLNLFCKAVDYAKEAVNIYKKDVGSKGNVANINPLIAGSVGPYGACLHDASEYTGKYCSTVSKQILMDWHRPRISKLVESGVDILAIETIPCKQEAEALVNLLKEFPSTKAWLSFSCRNDGKSIADGSDFQSVAVQCYTEALPGQILAVGVNCTAPQNVSPLLKGINRNRKEFVPLVAYPNSGETYTVESGWVEKENSCFLHQFIEEWLNLGVRYIGGCCRTHAVHVKKIRVEVENWQSK